The Brassica napus cultivar Da-Ae chromosome C1, Da-Ae, whole genome shotgun sequence DNA segment GATCGCTCTTTTTCTAGTCGCTTTTCTGCAAAACGCTGCGGCTCAGAAAAGACCGCAAAGTATTGTTAAGTCTCGTGGTGCGGTTGCAACTGACGATGGGCGGTGTTCTGGGATCGGGATGAGTGTACTTCGACAAGGAGGAAACGCTATTGATGCGTCGGTGGCCGCTGCTCTCTGTTTAGGCGTTGTGAGTCCAGCCTCTAGCGGTATAGGAGGCGGAGCGTTTACAGTGGTTAAGATAGCTGGCGGGAAGGCTATCGCTTATGATTCTAGAGAAACAGCTCCTCTCGGCGCCACTGAGGTAACAACGGTCATAGTAATAACGTCTTTCTTTTCGCAATATGCGTTTTGAAATATGAGTTTTCTCTTTGGTGTATAACATTAAATCATTAATGTAGGTAATAGCGTCTCTGATCTGAGCTTTCTTAAATCGTTATTTCGAACGCGATTTTGAGCTCAAATAGCGTTTTGTTACATATGTTCTTCTTAGATAAGCCTTTAAATGTGATCTTCAGCCTAATAGGCGATTTGAATCATAGAATGTATGCAGGTAATAGCGTTTCTTAACATTTTTCTTCTGATTAAATAAACCAGGAAACGCTCTCTTGAACTTAGATAGCGTTTTACTCAACGTTTATGAATCATAGACAGTCTTGGTTATATTGAATAATGCAATGGGGTTTCTCATCGTTTTTTCACATATATACTCGTTTTGGACATAGAGATATTGACGTTTTTGAAGCATAGACATTTTTTGGTTGTTTTCTTGTGATGTAGGATATGTATGGAAGCAATCCTGATCTAAAGAAGAAAGGAGTCTTATCAGCAGGCGTTCCAGGGGAAGTCGCGGGTCTATACACAGCTTGGAAACAACACGGAAAGCTCCCGTGGAAGCAGTTAGTGACTCCAGCAGAGAAACTTGCAGAAGGAGGATTCAGGATTTCAAAGTATCTTTACATGCAGCTGAACGCGACAAGAGTAGATGTCTTGGCAGACAAAGGTCTCTCTGAGCTATATGTTTCAAATGGAGAGCTCAAGAAACCAGGGACCATTATCCATAACACAGCATTAGCATTTACACTCAAGCAAATCGGTGAATATGGTCCAAAAGCATTTTACAATGGCACGGTGGGGGTTAACCTGGCTAGAGATATTCGTAAAGCTGGTGGGATAATAACTTTGAAAGATCTGCAAAGTTATAGAGTTAAGGTTACCAAACCGTTGTCTGCAAACATTCTCGGGTACGAACTACTCGGTATGCCTCCTCCTTCATCAGGTGGTGCTGCAATGATGCTTGTAAGTCCcattttatagataattttttCACATTTTATTAAACCAAGGTTTTCACAGAATTTCTTGTGGTGCAGGTTTTGAACATTCTTTCTCAATATGGGATTCCTTCAGGTGTTTCTGGCTCTCTAGGTGTTCATCGACTAATCGAAGCTCTGAAACACGCTTTCGCGATTAGGATGAACCTTGCTGATCCAGATTTTGTAGATGTTACTAAGGTTGTTTCAGATATGTTGTCTCCGGAATTTGCAAAagacttgaagaagaagataaacgaTGACAAAACCTTTGATCCAAAATATTATGGCGGCATGTAAGACCTTTTCATATGCTggtttcttttttgtttcttgatttatcaatataattttttccaatttttagatGGAATCAAATAGACGATCATGGTACAAGTCATTTATCAATCATAGATCGCGAGAGGAACGCTGTTTCGATGACTAGTACAATAAACGGTTACTTTGGGGCAGTGATGCTATCTCCTAGCACCGGAATCGTTCTAAACAACGAGATGGATGATTTTTCGGTCCCAGCGAAGTCCAGAGGTGACGTAAATGTGCCGCCACCGGCACCAGCTAACTTCATCAGACCCGGGAAACGACCATTGTCCTCAATGTCACCCACCATTGTACTCAAGGTATTAGAATAAAAAACTACTTGTGATACACAAAACTCTTATTTAGGCTCCAAACAACGGGTTTTCATGAGCTTGTTTACGTAGGAGGGTAAAGTGAAAGCTGCGGTGGGTGCTAGCGGTGGAGCGAACATCATTGCCGGGACAATTGAAGTTTTCTTGAATCATTTTTTCCTCGATATGGATCCTCTTTCTTCCGTCTTGGCTCCAAGAATCTACCATCAGGTTTTtgcttctctctttttcttatacCCAATAATCTTTCTTGTTCTTTGtctataactaaaaaaaatgtttttgttttgtgattCCATTTTGCAGCTGATACCAAACAGAGCTTCGTTTGAAAATTGGACGACAATGTTCAATGATCATTTCGAGGTTCCTAAAGAGATAAGAGTTGTGTTGGAAAAGAAAGGTCATGTTCTAACGCCAGTCGCCGGAGGGACGATTGCTCAGTTTATAGTTCAAGAATCTGATGGGAGTTCCGGCGGAATGAGTAAGCTTGTGGCAGTTAGTGATCCAAGGAAAGGAGGGTTCCCCTCGGGATATTGAGATTGTTATTTAGTTTTGTGTCATTGTTTATTGCATTGAACTTGCGATGATTATTAACCTTTAAttgatgaataaaaataaataaaatttgtattgtTTTAGGGTTCTATTCAACCACCAACCCTAGTGCTCATGTGTTAGTGGTTTTGTGGTATGAATCACCGTCTGTGTCCCATTTTTAGACGTGTGAGctacatataaattaaattcatttcaTTCATAGATAGATCACAAACCTGATCAAATCAAACTGTGTGGTCTACcatgaaaaaatatgaatacGATTGGATATACCTTGAGTATATTTTTATGTGGCGTACGTAACATCTATGGTGATGCATATGAAAAAAGATAcgtgaatttttgttttgtatctgTGATTAGTCAAATAAGTATATGACAAATTACAGAGCTAAGAATAATGGACAGATTATAAATTAATCATGTGCGTTGgttgtgcacaaaaaaaatcaagtgcGTTGGTTGTTATGGACGACAGCTCGAGTAGCACGGTTTTTAATTGTGTTATCTTTGTCAAGTGATGAGAAATAGTTTTCAGAGGCGGATCCAAAATGTCTTTTGGCATGAGGCAAATAAACTTAACACTaattattaatgaaaaaaataaaaattagggtGGGGCACATGCCACACCCTCTCATGCTTTCGTGCTTTGGGACCGCCCCTGATAGTTATGTATACGTCTAACTTTTGacatttcaatttattttttataaaacaaatgaaatgGGTACATGTCTTAATTAGGTACTATAATTATGTTCCAAGATAATGCTCATTTAAAATGAACTTTTGGTTGTTGAAAACACATAAAAGATTAGCTTAAGACGGTATAACGTCATgaacattttaaaaacaatgaTTTTATGACAAATAAGAGACTCACGCATGGAAACTTAGCTTATATTTGAATCGTATGGAAGAGTTGAGTAGTTGGGTCATCATTTATAcgtttttagtaaaaaaaaacacatagcATAATCTATTAGTGAATCCATCGACCActtagggtctgactggttcacacgcagcggttgcgggagtttgcggatgcggatggttgcggtttctagcggttttaagagatgtatacgactggttctgcggttagaaattagTGCGTTTGCGAGATACTTATGACTgattaactaccaaatacagcaacggttaaataataaattaacaatatttacattttatataattataaaaaaatatcaaaaatcataatattataataaatatgaaaactatatttagaaagttatacttttaaatttttaatattatagaaaatatttttattttaaaattttataatattaattaaaatataatagatatattttagtatttttataattccaatttaatttttttatttttatttttatttttatttttgtatttatatggtttctttaaaaaatgaaaaaaaattatcctcccgcaaccgtaaacgatagctggaaccagcttttgattttaataaattcGGAACGGTTTGAAGCGATgtggtttgtatgattgtttcgaaacgttGTCAACTGCTAGCAagcgcaaaagctgcgtttgcgggcggtagcgggaaaaccactCAGGTCCTTAtcgtaagaagaagaagaagaaggaggttAGCATCACAAATTTAGGTCCACAACCAATCAAGTCTAAttactaaaaaaacattttcttctgaagaagaaggaggttAGCATCACAAATTTAGGTCCACAACCAATCAAGTctaattactaaaaaaaaacattttcttctaACCATACAAACTAATAATAGTGGTGCGTTTGATTTGGATGCATACGGCGGCTAATCCTTAGCATAACGTAAATGTAGTGATATTATCTTCATCAATAATGCATATGAGGAGTAGACGACTTGTCCATTGAGATTCCTTTTGTCAATtaattcttgattttttttttttttgacgtcaattAATTCTTGATTTATAAAAACTCCTTAACATCTTTTGTATATTAATCGTAAgtataaaattaacaaattgGAAGATAATATCTAGGATACCCCGCCTCTAGTCAGTGACACGTCATGTTGAATTAGCAGAGGATAAATAAATCTCTAAAATTCACATGGAATCTCTCTTCTATAGAGAGAATCATATCTGACACGTCATCATTTCCCGAAACATTTGATTCTAGTAGTACTAATAATCACTCGTTTTAACACTTTTACTAGTCATTATCTCTCTCTAATTGATCCGTACAGAGAACGATGAGGCAATTGCTCAAGAGAGTCGTCCATGGAGCTTCTTCAACTTCCTCCTTGATCCATCATCACCCTGCCATCTCCTTCCTCCGCTCTGATTTCTCCACCTCCTCGTCTCCGCCGCAGATCCCGCCCTTCGGCTACGAGCCGCGGCCGTATAATGGTCCCTCCGCGGATGAAGTTTTCGAGAAACGGAAGAAGTTTCTGGGACCTTCTCTTTTCCATTTCTACCAAAAGCCTGTACGTTGTTGGATTCGAAGTTCTATATGATTATGGTCTGGAACTGCCATTTGaggatttttgattttttgatcaaCTGTTAGGGTTCTGCTTGACCTAATTGTAGAAACGcagaaaatttgaatttttcagtttattGTGAATAGTATTATTCTTCATCAGCTTGATCAATTTTTCGTTGGATATATGGTTAATGCTCTGTGTTTGTGTATTCGTGCAGCTTAACATCGTCGAAGGGAAGATGCAGTATTTGTTTGATGAAACCGGTAGGCGATACCTTGATGCCTTTGCTGGAATAGTCACAGTCTCATGTGGTCACTGCCATCCAGACATTCTTAACGCTATTAACGAACAGAGCAAGCTTCTTCAGCACGCCACCACCATATACCTGCATCATGCTATAGGTGAT contains these protein-coding regions:
- the LOC106439131 gene encoding glutathione hydrolase 1 isoform X1, with product MNSMPLVRTALIALFLVAFLQNAAAQKRPQSIVKSRGAVATDDGRCSGIGMSVLRQGGNAIDASVAAALCLGVVSPASSGIGGGAFTVVKIAGGKAIAYDSRETAPLGATEDMYGSNPDLKKKGVLSAGVPGEVAGLYTAWKQHGKLPWKQLVTPAEKLAEGGFRISKYLYMQLNATRVDVLADKGLSELYVSNGELKKPGTIIHNTALAFTLKQIGEYGPKAFYNGTVGVNLARDIRKAGGIITLKDLQSYRVKVTKPLSANILGYELLGMPPPSSGGAAMMLVLNILSQYGIPSGVSGSLGVHRLIEALKHAFAIRMNLADPDFVDVTKVVSDMLSPEFAKDLKKKINDDKTFDPKYYGGIWNQIDDHGTSHLSIIDRERNAVSMTSTINGYFGAVMLSPSTGIVLNNEMDDFSVPAKSRGDVNVPPPAPANFIRPGKRPLSSMSPTIVLKEGKVKAAVGASGGANIIAGTIEVFLNHFFLDMDPLSSVLAPRIYHQLIPNRASFENWTTMFNDHFEVPKEIRVVLEKKGHVLTPVAGGTIAQFIVQESDGSSGGMSKLVAVSDPRKGGFPSGY
- the LOC106439131 gene encoding glutathione hydrolase 1 isoform X2 produces the protein MPLVRTALIALFLVAFLQNAAAQKRPQSIVKSRGAVATDDGRCSGIGMSVLRQGGNAIDASVAAALCLGVVSPASSGIGGGAFTVVKIAGGKAIAYDSRETAPLGATEDMYGSNPDLKKKGVLSAGVPGEVAGLYTAWKQHGKLPWKQLVTPAEKLAEGGFRISKYLYMQLNATRVDVLADKGLSELYVSNGELKKPGTIIHNTALAFTLKQIGEYGPKAFYNGTVGVNLARDIRKAGGIITLKDLQSYRVKVTKPLSANILGYELLGMPPPSSGGAAMMLVLNILSQYGIPSGVSGSLGVHRLIEALKHAFAIRMNLADPDFVDVTKVVSDMLSPEFAKDLKKKINDDKTFDPKYYGGIWNQIDDHGTSHLSIIDRERNAVSMTSTINGYFGAVMLSPSTGIVLNNEMDDFSVPAKSRGDVNVPPPAPANFIRPGKRPLSSMSPTIVLKEGKVKAAVGASGGANIIAGTIEVFLNHFFLDMDPLSSVLAPRIYHQLIPNRASFENWTTMFNDHFEVPKEIRVVLEKKGHVLTPVAGGTIAQFIVQESDGSSGGMSKLVAVSDPRKGGFPSGY